From the Oncorhynchus nerka isolate Pitt River linkage group LG28, Oner_Uvic_2.0, whole genome shotgun sequence genome, one window contains:
- the LOC115113785 gene encoding E3 ubiquitin-protein ligase AMFR-like — translation MPLLFLERFPWPSLQTYTALSVALLAGSIFSAYTTVTEQGFGVPDMDEPPPPAPLVGDNRGGLGLEHVTSDDVVGAETELATTVMWYLVTDSLFVWVLVNTACCSLMLIAKMIQCMVFGPLRVSEKQHLKDKFWNFIFYKFIFIFGVLNVQMVEEVVMWCLWFSALVFLHLMVQLCKDRFEYLSFSPTTSMNSHVRVLTLLVSLLLGCCGLAVVCGLLGAAYGMHTLSFMAAECLLVTVRSGHVIMRYTIHLWDLNHPGTWESKGSYVYYTDFIMELSMLSLDLMHHIHMLLFGNIWLSMASLVIFMQLRYLFHEVQRRIRRHKNYLRVINNMEARFAVATAEELVANSDDCAICWDTMQTARKLPCGHLFHNSCLRSWLEQDTSCPTCRMSLNISGDGGPARGQQQGAGLPLENNLGPGGPAADARPHLNQHNHFFHFDGSRIASWLPSFSVEVMHTTNILAIAQQANNSQLNTMAHQIQEMFPQVPYHLVLQDLQLTRSVEVTTDNILEGRIVVPFPALAAERSPVQVNPAPEEGAGASGGVDTAPRELNSLEVRGSRFSKSAEERQKMLLQRKDELLQQARRRYLRKSPEDEEDLPTLEEDAPVSDVTMLRRRTMAAAAERRMQSQPDPAP, via the exons ATGCCTCTGCTGTTCCTGGAGAGGTTTCCCTGGCCCAGTCTGCAGACCTACACAGCGCTGAGTGTGGCTCTGCTGGCTGGAAGCATCTTCAGCGCCTACACTACTGTGACAGAACAGGGGTTCGGGGTTCCAGACATGGACGAGCCTCCACCACCTGCACCCTTAGTAGGGGATAATAGAGGCGGCCTAGGCCTAGAACATGTGACTAGCGATGATGTTGTGGGTGCAGAAACAGAATTGGCGACCACTGTTATGTGGTACCTGGTCACCGACAGTCTCTTTGTATGG GTGTTGGTGAATACAGCTTGCTGTTCTCTGATGTTAATTGCTAAGATGATCCAGTGCATGGTTTTTGGGCCCCTTCGAGTCAGTGAGAAGCAG caccTTAAGGACAAGTTCTGGAACTTCATCTTCTATAAGTTCATCTTTATCTTCGGGGTGCTGAACGTTcagatggtggaggaggtggtcaTGTGGTGTCTGTGGTTCTCTGCCCtggtcttcctccacctcatggTCCAGCTGTGCAAGGACCGCTTTGAATAT CTGTCCTTCTCTCCCACTACTTCTATGAACAGCCATGTGCGTGTCCTTACCCTACTGGTGTCCCTGCTGCTGGGCTGCTGTGGTCTGGCTGTGGTCTGTGGTCTGCTGGGCGCTGCCTATGGCATGcacaccctctccttcatggcTGCCGAG tgTCTGCTGGTTACTGTGCGGTCTGGACATGTCATCATGAG gtaCACCATTCACCTGTGGGATCTGAACCACCCAGGCACCTGGGAGAGTAAGGGTTCCTACGTCTACTACACTGACTTCATCATGGAGCTGTCTATGCTGTCCCTGGACCTTATGCACCACATTCACATGCTG CTCTTTGGTAATATCTGGCTGTCCATGGCCAGTCTGGTGATCTTCATGCAGCTGAGGTATCTGTTCCATGAGGTGCAGCGCCGCATCCGACGCCACAAGAACTACCTCCGTGTCATCAACAACATGGAGGCCAG GTTTGCAGTGGCCACAGCCGAGGAGCTGGTAGCCAACAGCGATGACTGTGCCATCTGCTGGGACACCATGCAGACAGCACGTAAACTGCCCTGCGGACACCTCTTCCACAA TTCCTGCCTGCGGTCGTGGCTGGAGCAGGACACGTCGTGTCCAACATGCAGGATGTCCCTGAACATCAGTGGTGATGGAGGCCCGGCCAGAGGCCAGCAGCAGGGGGCTGGCCTCCCACTGGAGAACAACCTGGGCCCTGGGGGCCCCGCTGCAGACGCCAGACCACACCTCAACCAACACAATCACTTCTTCCACTTTGATG GCTCCCGCATCGCCAGCTGGCTGCCTAGTTTCTCAGTAGAGGTGATGCACACAACTAACATCCTGGCTATCGCTCAGCAGGCCAACAACTCTCAGCTCAACACCATG GCCCATCAGATCCAGGAGATGTTTCCTCAGGTTCCCTACCACTTGGTGCTGCAGGACCTGCAGTTGACCCGCTCTGTGGAGGTCACCACCGACAACATCCTGGAGGGACGCATCGTGGTGCCCTTCCCTGCCCTG GCGGCTGAGCGTTCCCCCGTGCAggtgaacccagccccagaggaGGGGGCAGGAGCCAGTGGGGGGGTGGATACTGCTCCCAGAGAGCTGAACAGCCTGGAGGTCAGAGGGAGCCGTTTCTCCAAGTctgcagaggagagacagaagatgCTGCTACAGAGGAAGGATGAGCTGCTGCAACAGGCAcgcag GAGATACTTGAGAAAGAGCCCAGAGGACGAGGAGGACCTGCCCACTCTGGAGGAAGACGCCCCTGTCTCAGACGTGACCATGCTGAGACGCAGGACCATGGCAGCAGCTGCAGAGAGACGCATGCAGAGCCAACCAGACCCTGCTCCCTGA
- the LOC115113783 gene encoding leukotriene B4 receptor 1-like, with product MKSSGSSISDDDDALFNETSTIGRSVVCVILGLSFLVGVPGNLLVIWTILRHVQQRSHTVVLILHLAAADLLVLITLPLWIYSLARSWVFGEASCKAMVYIINTCMYSSVFLITLMSIERFLVILYPFKMLRWKTKAIMDKALVAIWVLAFLLGIPSILTSSMDEINGTEQCLFKEYNSVAQEVVFLCLETLVGFVVPFSTLAVCYCLVATHLRTMHFGSSKQKSTVLISSVVVAFVLCWLPHHVLNTVDLVSILTEDPDDAVPVSVAQTAIVFISGALAFISSSVNPVFYSFAARNFQGSLQESRMVRLFQELSSHTSSKLRGSGNTIGSGNTIGSENTMSSVRPDCNNTTDITTM from the coding sequence ATGAAGAGCTCGGGCTCCTCCATCTCAGACGATGATGATGCATTGTTTAATGAAACATCAACCATAGGGCGATCAGTAGTCTGTGTGATCCTGGGCCTGTCGTTCCTGGTGGGGGTCCCGGGGAACCTGCTGGTGATCTGGACCATCCTGAGGCACGTCCAGCAGCGCTCCCACACCGTGGTGCTCATCCTCCACCTGGCTGCTGCAGACCTGCTGGTGCTCATCACCCTGCCCCTGTGGATCTACTCCCTGGCCCGCTCCTGGGTGTTCGGGGAGGCATCCTGTAAGGCCATGGTGTACATCATCAACACCTGCATGTACAGCAGCGTCTTCCTCATCACCCTCATGAGCATCGAGCGCTTCCTTGTCATCCTGTACCCGTTCAAGATGTTGCGCTGGAAGACCAAGGCAATTATGGACAAGGCTCTAGTGGCTATCTGGGTTCTGGCTTTCCTTTTAGGGATCCCATCCATTCTTACCAGCTCTATGGATGAGATCAATGGGACTGAGCAGTGTCTTTTCAAGGAGTACAACTCAGTGGCCCAAGAGGTGGTGTTCTTATGCCTGGAGACCTTGGTGGGCTTCGTGGTCCCCTTCTCCACTCtggctgtctgttactgtctagtAGCAACACACCTGAGGACAATGCATTTCGGCAGCAGCAAACAGAAGTCGACAGTTCTGATCAGTAGTGTGGTGGTAGCCTTCGTTCTCTGCTGGCTTCCTCACCATGTCCTCAACACTGTAGACCTAGTCAGCATCCTGACAGAGGATCCAGATGATGCTGTGCCTGTTTCAGTGGCCCAGACTGCAATAGTGTTTATCTCTGGAGCGCTGGCCTTCATTAGTAGCTCTGTGAACCCTGTGTTCTATTCCTTCGCTGCAAGGAACTTCCAGGGCAGTCTCCAGGAGTCCCGCATGGTCAGGCTGTTCCAGGAACTctcctcacacacctcctccaAGCTAAGGGGATCTGGCAACACAATAGGATCTGGCAACACAATAGGATCAGAAAACACAATGTCCTCAGTAAGGCCAGACTGCAACAATACCACAGACATAACTACCATGTAG
- the LOC115113784 gene encoding leukotriene B4 receptor 1-like, with the protein MAPDEFPGGTVVACVILGLSFLVGVPGNLLVIWTILRHVQQRSHTVVLILHLAAADLLVLITLPLWIYSLARSWVFGEVSCKAMVYIINTCMYSSVFLITLMSVERFVAVRHPFASAGWRRKKALKKVLLVLWAAAFLFSTPVFPTQVVEGDLGEEHCLYRDYTSDGQEAVCVLLETLVGFAVPFCILVVCYSCLYSRIAQITFKSKRKSMGLIASMVVVFALCWTPHHVGNVLSLVILTIKGSHREAAARIESVRTTMTFIAGALVFISSSVNPLLYVFVARKFRSSLRETGIQKLFRHISSTAPGEGTKELSFVTKRPSISQTQSHSSQCVTEPKEQMDVLINVCENVSS; encoded by the coding sequence ATGGCTCCTGATGAGTTTCCTGGCGGGACAGTGGTGGCCTGTGTGATCCTGGGCCTGTCATTCCTGGTGGGGGTCCCGGGGAACCTTCTGGTGATCTGGACCATCCTGAGGCACGTCCAGCAGCGCTCCCACACCGTGGTGCTCATCCTCCACCTGGCTGCTGCAGACCTGCTGGTGCTCATCACCCTGCCCCTGTGGATCTACTCCCTGGCCCGCTCCTGGGTGTTCGGGGAGGTATCCTGTAAGGCCATGGTGTACATCATCAACACCTGCATGTACAGCAGCGTCTTCCTCATCACCCTCATGAGTGTCGAGCGCTTTGTAGCTGTGCGACACCCCTTTGCCTCAGCCGGCTGGAGGAGGAAGAAGGCCTTGAAGAAAGTTCTTCTTGTTCTGTGGGCTGCTGCGTTCCTATTCAGCACCCCGGTCTTTCCCACCCaggtggtggagggggacctTGGGGAGGAGCATTGCCTGTACAGGGACTACACCTCAGACGGCCAGGAGGCAGTGTGTGTTCTACTGGAGACGCTGGTGGGCTTTGCTGTCCCCTTTTGCATTCTTGTGGTCTGCTACAGCTGTCTCTACAGCCGCATCGCACAGATTACCTTTAAGTCCAAGCGTAAGTCCATGGGGTTGATTGCAAGCATGGTAGTGGTGTTCGCATTATGCTGGACCCCTCACCACGTCGGCAACGTGCTCTCCctcgtcatcctcaccatcaAGGGTTCCCACCGAGAGGCCGCAGCGCGTATAGAGAGTGTCAGAACCACCATGACTTTCATTGCTGGAGCGCTCGTGTTCATCAGTAGCTCGGTCAACCCTTTGCTCTATGTGTTTGTGGCTCGTAAGTTCCGGAGTTCTCTGAGGGAGACAGGCATTCAGAAATTGTTCCGGCATATCTCAAGCACAGCTCCCGGAGAGGGGACTAAAGAACTGTCCTTTGTGACCAAGAGACCAAGCATCTCTCAGACACAGAGCCACAGCTCCCAGTGTGTTACAGAGCCTAAGGAACAAATGGATGTACttataaatgtatgtgaaaacGTTTCTTCCTGA